The Vicia villosa cultivar HV-30 ecotype Madison, WI unplaced genomic scaffold, Vvil1.0 ctg.001503F_1_1, whole genome shotgun sequence genomic interval ttagaaaaatggaTCTTTGAAATATGATTAACTTTGAGTGGATAtaactttttattattacttttataaaattttaaagtaattattattagttttttctttacccacctccctatggggtcactccCAGCGAAAACctcattttaccccgcttcggaaatgcatttccgaaatattttttttctaaattttttcagacttcggaagtgcatttccgaaaaaatcccaaaaattgagattttgaataattcggagatgcatctccgaaacaacaaaaaaaaatcttaaaaaattccaaaaattaattttaggatattaattaattcacatattataaatttgatataatttatgagtaataaataataataattatatattttgatataatttatgagttatgaataatagttattatatatttctatcctgattcatattttaaaatttaaaataattttaaataaaaaattaaaataatttcacttacaaaataagttataatttttatttatatttataataattgttatatatttataaaaaaaattaaaaaaaatgagtgttttaatttatatatttatataataattataataattattatatatttataaaaattattatatatttatatatttatataataattataaaaatttaaaaaatgagtgttttaatttataataattattatatatttatatatttatataataattattatatatttatatattatatatttatatatttcttacaaaattaataattatgattatatatttatatatttctattctgattcataattaaaaatgagttataattttttatttagtttaaaaaaattaaaaaaagattttgtcttaattttatttaatgaataaattttatatttaattttatataattcaaaatttacttatgaaattaagatgtttttgatttatataagttagtaaaataatttttaactttaaaattgtttagtaaattttgattcaccttgattttattgattcaccttgattttattgattcaccttcattttattgattcactttcattttatacctattaattgtattgattcaccttgattttaattttttaataattattgaattctttcggaagtgtatatctgaaacattccaagaccaatttggtcttgaaatatttcggatatgcatctccgaaaacaccccctcttccaaaaagggtgttttcggaaatgcatctccgaaaactcaaaaaggggtgttttcggaaatgcatctccgaaaacacctttttttcgtgttttcggaagtgcattttcgaaaacaccttttttttctaataaaagtacgttttcggaaatgtatttccgaaacaagGAGTATTTTAGTAAATTTGTCAGAGGTGGCTAAGAAGGTTACGAGGTGGGTAAAAGAAAAACCTTATTATTTGACTTTATAATAGAAAGAGATGACGTTCAAATCTCATTAGAATCAggtgtattttttttttacatatagaATCAGATGTATTTAATATCGCTTTATTTATGATAAAAAGTATCTTTCTccctttctttttataaaaaaaattgtttaaataaattttaattcttaaaattatatcattttttatttattttagggcttatatatttaaaaatcctGGTAAATAAACAATCATTTGTTTTAGTTAGAGTTTTGATTtaatcttttgaaaaattattcatGTAAACAATTTCATTATGAATCATTTTTTAAGAATTAGTTTTAAACAatgatcaaaaataaaataaaaattatatatttataaaactaGAAACCAAAATTGTTCggttcaaaaaaaaattgataaaatagtTAAGTAGATTTTGAAAAACTACACTAATCTTCTAGCACGGCGGAGTGGAGATGGATTTATAAGATTAGTGCTCCGACGCATAAGTTaatgaaagaataaaaaataatgtgagaatgaaaataaatttaaatatggtGAAAGTGGTTAAAACTGTCTACGAGAAACGAGATGTACTATGCAGATAGTCTTCCAATTGATCGGATAGAGCATAATGCATCTAGAGGAAGGAATCACTTTTACAATTTtatattaaaaggaaaatatatatatatatatatatatatatatatatatatatatatatatatatatatatatatatatatatatatatatatatatataatgaggaGGGATATTTTTATTTCAAGAGTAACTTGTTAACATTTACTCAGAATTTGGACAatttattcttttcaatctaatgattaaaagtaataagtaatagttttctctctcgaGATTTAATTACTTAATATTTGAGGAATACTAACTAATAGAAGGGCAttctttaagtgattaaagtggtaaatttttttataaatgctTTCTTCATTTAGTATGTGTTCTGGACTAGCTCAATTGTCATAAATTGGCCCAATCCACTTGCTAATATGAAGAGACCCAATAAACATTAGACCACGCCTTGGACCAAGGAGAGGAGGAACCTCCCCTTCAACCGAGCAGGACTCATCAACACGTCCCCCACCACATAAGACTGTCTGAGCACATTGGACCTCCGTCCTCGCCAACAACTAGTTCCCTTTGCTCAATTAATCATGACCTTTTCTACTGTCTCCTACATTCTGGGCCCAAAAATCACGCCCAAGCCCATAAAATAGGACGACCTAATCCACCTCAAAGAGAACATTATAAATATTCCTCTACTCCTATAGGACAAGGTAATCCAAATTTTACCCAAAGAACTTTATACTTTTTGTTGTACGGTTGTACCTTTGTTCTctttctcactttggcatcggagtatcttgcaggtacaaccctttttttCTCTCAACCATCACCAAAGATCAAGCCGTTCATTGTTGACCATCTCTCTCAACCATCACCAAAGATCAAGTCGTTCATTGTTGACCATCTGTTCTGCTCTTCCCTAACAGTATGCTTAAAGAATATCTTGAGGGCACTAGTTAGCAAGACCCttaatatttttaaccattagattgagaagaatcaacgGTCCAGATTTAGAATAAGTGTTAATAACTTACTCATAgaataagaatatccctccttatAATATTGAAATTGTTTTCATTAAATAATTTCGTTTAAAAAGCAAGGTACTAATAACCTATTTTTAATTGGTATACAATAAATTTTTACCTTTTTCTACACattttcaataatattttatttgataaacTTCGTGTTAATAATTTaagataatatttataaaaaacaggTAAATATTATTTGTGAGAGGGAAATAGTCACGAagtgaaattaaatttaaaaatataaattacaatacttaggctttgtttggtaaaattagctggtagctggtagcttaTAGCTGGTGACTAATAGTTGATAAACTAacatgagtgtttggtaaattagttgtttcattagctgatagatacaaaatgacataaaagattattttaattaataagggtaataatatttcgttaaaataataagggtataaatgaaagaaaaaaaagtcacaggctcaaaagctacttcaaatagcttttgaaaaaaaaagctaaaaactaataaaaatgatACATGCTAAAAGCTAAAATAACGTTATCAAACAAAACTTTTTCATTAATGTGAGCTGAAAAGTTAAAAGGTAAAAATTCTTTTTTggtcttaccaaacagacccttattaATTTAAGTAAATATCAATACTAAGTAGGTTGTTAACATAACCCTTCATATATTTTGGTGGGTGTAACACACCCTTTTTTCGATTTCTAACATATTGGGCTGGAAATATGTCAGGCTCGGTCTACAGACTAGCCTACACAAGCTTAGACTAGGTCacactttttttaaataaaaaatatttggattttttttataagtttatttagttaaaaaggctaagCTTCAAATCTCAAAAAAATCTGTAAAGTTTATAgattgatttatttaaataaatatgaataatttttttattatcaatatgatatgttttgtactttgaattaaaatacataaataaaatttggttatcttgacgaacttgtgaaaataagatgaaaacgtCTGATGaatattgttttcataagttttcttaaataaatagtCTCACAGAACTTATGCTAATATGTAAGTTAAAATAaatcaatgcaaacaaatttttaatCTCTTgttcttttagttagttagttatttaaacattatttcaattgcttatttacatatgtctaacACAAATAGATTTTTATGAAGACTAACAGGCTAATTAGGCTTTCGATTAGACTACAGGTTAGATTTAGACCTTCGATTACTTAATAACCACTCACCTAGATGAACAAAATACATTCTTCCAATTTGAAATCCTCATTTTCTTGAATACCGTTGACGTTCCGATTGATTCCAAACAAACTTAGAAGAAAAATTACTATATATTAGCTCCTTTTGCTTCATCATATTTTCTATTGGAATTTATCCATGCCAAAAAAATTAGTgttgagattttttttatttgtcacATTATGATTAAAGAAGGTAATAATTTGTTCATTTTCCAAATGAGAATACAATATTTCAATAGATCGTTCTAGACTATTTACAATGATTTCCAAATTTAACActctactttttcattttttatactccacatcatcttctctctcttccacctaataattcaacacacattcaacttttactcactataatagttttgtttaataaaattcaacaccctacctcactacttttatttcatattcttattttcttttatatttttgtttgatgattatatattaaaattaattatatattaaaattaattatatattaatattaattatatattaatattattatcaattaaaattatgaaaaatgatgaattttaatattattaattatatattaatattattatcaattgaaattatgaaaaattatgaaaaaagtggaattttttggtgtgtccaaatcaaatgaaccaagtctctatttatacacacaaaaaaatgatgaattttggtgaaaataaaaataaataaaaaatttatttactataaaataaatgacattaaataattatcctgaaataaaaatataaacactcacaacaaccaataataatttgCCAAAAATATTATGTGGCCCCCActaatttctcattcaacatgttgaatgttttcaacactAAATAATCCACATCACTTTTAACATATGATTCAACACACCATTGTACCAATTcaactattgaaaaaaaaattcaacacctCCATTGTAAATAGTCTTAGCTAATTAATGTCAAAAGCCGAACTTCTCCATGTTGTTTCACGCTGACAAGTATATTCAATCATAATACAATTTCATCAAACAAACCAGTTCTCTCTTGATCAACATCACCATTATAATATATTGTTGTAATATGTCATATATTCTATTGAGATTCAtccatgcaaaatatttaaatgttaGATATTTCTTTATTCTCCACGTGATCAATTCTCTTATGGTGTTAGTTattcattattataattatatataaaaaatttaaatatataaacaaataaagaaTGACTTCATAATCGATTTTATTAGTTTTTGTGGTTGCATATTTTGCCAAAAAAATTACTTTCTAAATTATGGTGTTCTCCGATCAAAATTGAGAATGTAGAGAGGTAATACAGTTTTGGCATTTTGTATATCCACGTGTCTTATTTTTATTAGAGAATAGCAACGCAGTAGTAACTGCAAAAATAGTTTGTACAAACAAACTTAGCGCGGAAGAATAAAGTTTATGAACGTTTGAAGCAACTCAACAGCTCGCGATTTTTACGCTGCAATCCTCACACTCACACAGCACGCGGAATTTGAGTCTCAGCATTTCTCATAACAAACTCCTCCTTACaaacattctctctctctctctctctctctctctctctctctctctctctgggtTTCTTCTTCTACTTTCCTCGTTCATCCTCAAGCTAGCATTCGCTCAATCTTCTCTCTGAAAACCATTCTTCAATAACAAGGTAGCACCGATCTTCTTCATTATTACATTGCATTTTCCTTTTTAGCTTTCACTTCGATTCAGCTTAATAATCAAATCATCTAGTTATTTTTGTGTTGCTCTTTCATTGAACTTGATTTTACTACTATCGTTTTCATATATACCGAAAATCAAATCATCTAGTTCTTACTCACTCTATCTAGTTGTTTGTGTTGCTCTTTCTTTGAACTTTATTTACTACTATCGTTTTCATATGTACCGGAAATCAAATCATCTAGTATTTACTCACTGTATCTAGTTATTTTTGTGTTGCTCtttctttgaacttcattttacTACTATCGTTTCCAGATGTACCAAAATATCATCATCTAGTTATTACTCACTCTATCTAGTTGTTTGTGTTGCTTCTTTTTCTTTGAACTTGATTATACTGTTGTTGTTTTCAGATGTACCGACAATCTGATTTGGAATACTACCGGCGTAGATATTTCCTTGAGTTGAAAGATGATTATCACAAACTCCAAGTCTCTGACTCAACATTTAGGTGTCCGATCTGTTTCAACAAGGACTATTACTCTTTGACTGAGCTTCTCAGACACGCATCAAGGATTGCTGCTGACTCGCATGGTGAGACTGTGACAGAAATTGCCAGGCACTCTGCTCTTGAAAGGTATCTTCACTTCAAAATTTCTGATAATAAGTCGCATGATATGATGAATGTTGATACCGATATGTCACTTAATGTGAGTAGTGCTGAGGGTCAGTCATTTAATGTGAGTAGTGATAAGGCTCAGTCAGTTACTGAGAATGCTGTTGAGGATCGGTCACTTGCTATGGTTATTGCTAAGGATAAGTCACCTGTTGTGAATACTACTGCTGAAGATGAGTTTGTCTGGCCTTGGATGGTGGTTCTGGCAAACAATGTTACCAAATTTGACCCCAACTGTCGTAAGTATATAGGAAAGAGTCATAAGAAAATTAAGGAGGAGCTGTACGCCAGAGGGTTTCAACCGCTGAAAGTTACTGCACTGTGGAATATTAGAGGGCAGACACCGTTTGTGATTGTTGCATTTGGAAAAGAATGGGATGGTTTCAACAATGCTTTGCAGCTAGAAAGAAGCTTTGAAGCAGAACAGTGTGGTAAGAGAGATTACGTGGGTTTAAAGGGGGAGCGAGGAGATAAACTCTTTGGATGGATGGCACGTGCCGATGACTATAATTCCAGGGATATTGTGGGCAAAAACCTCCGCGAAAACGGGGATTTGAAAACTGTTTCTGGAAAAGAAGCTGAGGATAATAGGAAAGCTTTGAAGCTTGTATCTGGTTTGGCTAACACTCTAAAGCAGAAGAACATGGAATTGGAACAAACAGCAAGCAAGTATGATGAAGCTAGTGTGTTTCTAAACAGAGTGATGAATCAAAAAGATGAGATGCTTGAACACTTTAACAAAGGTATGTTGATGTTTACAGTGGATgttgatataattttttaatatttcatgGTAGCTGAGTTTGTTTCATTCTGTTTCATTAGAAATATGCAAGATGCGGAATGCCGAACGCAATTATTTGCAAAATGTGTCCAAGGATCATGAAAAAGCCATGCTGGAATTGGAGGCTCGGAGAAAGGAACTTTCGTCCCGTGAAGAGAATTTGCAGAAGCGTCAAGCAGATAATCATAATGAGAGAAATAAGCTATCTCTTGAGAAGAAAAATGTAAGTTTTTTGGATCATTCAATTTATGATAGCAATGCTGATAAATCTCTCTTTTAAAGTTTATTTCTTAAACTTTATCATAATTCTTTGAAAGTAATCAATTTACAAGAGAACTAAATTGACTTCTTTAAAAAATGGACCGACCACAAAAGTGCTGTTATCATTCCTTAATATATATTGACGATTTAGACAAATCACGTACACCAATCCTTCTTGTTTTAACAACTTAAGACTGATTAAATCTGTTCTCCATCTTGTTGTGTACAGAATGAGATGGCCATAGCAGAGCAACAAAAGGCTGACGACAAAATGATGCGTTTGGCTGAAGAACATCAGGCACAACTTTCATTTTACTTTTATCTGCATTAGTTAATTAAGTTACATGTATTCACTGTAGTTTTGAGGACTCTTTTGTTTGGATGTTGCAGAAAGAGAAAGACAAACTTCACAAGAAAATCCATGACCTAGAGAGAGGACTTGATGCAAAGCAAGCATTGGAATTGGAAATTGAACGCCTGAAAGGAGCTTTCCATGTAATGAACCACATTGGAGAGACTGATCTGGAAGAGCAGAAAAAACTGGAGGCGATCAAAATAAATCTGCGTGAAAAGGAAGAGCAACTGGAAGGGGTTGAAGATCTTCAACAAACACTGGTTATTCAGGAGCGCAAAACTAATGACGAGTTGCAAGATGCCCGCAAAAAATTAATCAGTGTATGTTTCTTTCTCAGCATTTCTGTAATCTGATTAGTTTTGTAAGCATCTTTCTCAAAACTAAACATTGGTCTATGAAATCTGATTAGTTTCTTTCTCAAATTTCGTGTAATCTGATTAGTTTTGTTCATGTAATCTAATTTCCTTGTTCAAAGTGGATTGGCTGCCCAAAGAACACTTCTCGAGTCATAATTGCTGTGAAAAGGATGGGGGACCTTGATATTAAGCCGTTTGAGGAGGCATCCAAGAGAAAGTTTCCGGCTGAAGGAAATGGGAAAGCAGCTCAGAGAAAACTTGCCGATGAAAGGAAAATGAAAGCAAGTCAGTGGTGCTCACAGTGGGATGGCTATCTTAGAGATCCAAGCTGGCATCCATTCAAAATTGTAACTGATAAAGAAGGGAATTCCAAGGTAAAACGGCTTCTAGAATTAAAGTTAATCCTTTCTCTATTTGGCACGTTGCATAGTCGTTGGCACTTATTTGGCACGTTTCTTATAATGATGCAAATTGCATAGACCCTGATCTAATATATGCTTGATATATGATGCAGGAGATTttagatgaaaatgatgaaaaactGAAAAGTTTGAGGGATGAACTCGGAGACGAGGTGCATGATGCAGTAGCTACAGCTCTGAAGGAATTAAACGAATACAATCCTAGTGGCAGGTATCCAGTACCGGAACTCTGGAATTTTAGGGAAGGGAGGAAGGCTTCGTTGAAAGAGGGTGTTGCCCATTTGATGAGGCAATGGAAGTTGTCAAAACAAAAGAAAGCTTGAGGCTTCATGTGGGCAGTAAGACTTAAATTAGACTTACATGCAGAAAAACTTTACTGCGTACTAGAAATCTAGAATGGTCATTTGTCTCCCTTATTTAGTTGGGTTTAAATATTGCACTGGTTCTGAACATCTATTTTCTCTAATTTCAAATATTGTGCAATCAAATATTGCATTGATTGTGAACATCTATTTTCTCTAATTTCAAATATTTGAAGATATCTCAATCAAAAACTTTGCATTGGCTACTTAGGGGATAAAGCATGCTTACTCTCTTTCCGTTTACAAAATAATTCAACTAATAGTGGTACTGTATAGTTATGATTGAAGATTTATAGTTTCCACTATATGCAAACAAGTATAAAAGAAAAAGACATTTTACTGGCATTTTTTAGAAGTTCCTATGGAGTTAAGTTTGTTGCTATGTTCAAATCAGAACTTAACATAAGGAATTACCACCATTGAATGACAATGGGTGTCTGTCTTTGAAATTAACTGATAGTGAAATTTTTTTTGCAAGGTGAGTGCATTTTTTAtatcaactttgtagattttgagAAAATGATCCACTATATCACTATTATTATAAAAGCAAAGGTCCGTGACATCAATCGTGGAATTTcgaaaaaaaaactttttgttTCATATAAAAGTActcattaaaaaataaatgagtCTTAAATGCACAAACGCATAAACTTGTGATGATCGAATAATAAGACAAATAATTCATACGCAAATCATCTCCTATACGACTAAGATCCTATTGAATAACTAAAAATTTGTGTTGACTAATGACTCATCCTTCTACAACAAGTAAATATTTCCAAGAATAAGTGTATTTTTACATCACATGGTTCACACGAGGTATGTTTCCATCAACAGAATACAATAAAGGTAGTGATCAACAACTAAGCATGATCACTAAATTATTTAGAAAACCAAATAGAGAAAGAAAAACTTTTCACACAATCTCGATACTTCTCCTACATCACTTAAATGCTAATCAACACATCTGCAACCACCTACATATAGATATACATATAAGTCCAGTTTTTGCACAATATTAGCATCTTTCACGTCGGTCAAGTCAACATCTTAAAAAGTAATATAATACTCTCCATGCTTTTCAGTTAAATACACTCTCATCCTTTTCATTTTTTTGACAAATTTACATTTGGTCCTTTCTTTGCGTAacagaaaatcaaacaaaaagaatcataaaaagaaaaggaaacgCAACGTGTCAAGACGAGAGTGGACAACGTGGCAcaagatattttatttttcttcttctgtaGCTATAAATAGTCAAAACTTCTCTTAACTTCTCTTTCATTATTTATTCATTGGCTCATAACTTCTCTTTCTTCAcactttttcttgcatttcgttGCAACTGTAACATCACATTTAAGCCTGCAACTACTACTACTACAGTGTAAAAATGGAAAACGGAGATCAGTTTCTGGAATCCAAATCCAAATACGATTGTCTTTTGTTTGGTAAATCACTTCATTTTCTCACTCTAATATGCTTCATTCATGTTTTTAGGTTAAATGTTTAGATTAACTTGTTTGATATGTGCAGATCTGGATGATACTCTTTATCCTTTTAGTTCTGGATTATCAGGTCATGTGACTGAAAATATTCAAGGTAGTTGAAATCATCTCTATAGCATTGATAACCGGTATGAACTTGTCAGTGTCGGTGTCATGTTTCAGGTGTTTGTGCATAGTAGGAAATCATAGTCTATGTGATTACTTGGATTCAATTTTgtagaatttttatttatttagtttcgATGGATTTATTGTTGCAGAGTATATGCTTGAAAAGCTTGGGATACAAAAGGATAAAGTTCCTGAATTGTGTGtttctttatataaaatttatgggACAACGATGGCAGGTCTCAaggtattaattaattaattaattgaacttttattattttaattaaaaaaaaaaatttgttttgttttgttttgttttgagggTATGGTGAAAGAATCatgatttttgtttctttttgttcTCATCAGGCTATTGGCTATGATTTTGACTATGATGACTTTCATAGGTAAATTAAATGTTTTTACATTTTTgtgatttgttaattttttttatttggccATTTATTCGATTAAATAGTTAGAATTAATGtgaaactattttatttttttatttttttgttgaacAGCTTTGTTCATGGAAGATTGCCATATAATTTGCTAAAGCCTGATCCTGTTCTAAGGGGAATTTTGCTAAGCTTACCCTTTAGAAAAATTGTAAGTTTCTTTGTTCTTATTTGATTTTATGGCCAAAGTAGTACATATATACTAATAAAATCTGTTTTATTGACTTATTCAAGCTTATATCTACTAATAT includes:
- the LOC131635531 gene encoding factor of DNA methylation 4-like, with amino-acid sequence MYRQSDLEYYRRRYFLELKDDYHKLQVSDSTFRCPICFNKDYYSLTELLRHASRIAADSHGETVTEIARHSALERYLHFKISDNKSHDMMNVDTDMSLNVSSAEGQSFNVSSDKAQSVTENAVEDRSLAMVIAKDKSPVVNTTAEDEFVWPWMVVLANNVTKFDPNCRKYIGKSHKKIKEELYARGFQPLKVTALWNIRGQTPFVIVAFGKEWDGFNNALQLERSFEAEQCGKRDYVGLKGERGDKLFGWMARADDYNSRDIVGKNLRENGDLKTVSGKEAEDNRKALKLVSGLANTLKQKNMELEQTASKYDEASVFLNRVMNQKDEMLEHFNKEICKMRNAERNYLQNVSKDHEKAMLELEARRKELSSREENLQKRQADNHNERNKLSLEKKNNEMAIAEQQKADDKMMRLAEEHQKEKDKLHKKIHDLERGLDAKQALELEIERLKGAFHVMNHIGETDLEEQKKLEAIKINLREKEEQLEGVEDLQQTLVIQERKTNDELQDARKKLISWIGCPKNTSRVIIAVKRMGDLDIKPFEEASKRKFPAEGNGKAAQRKLADERKMKASQWCSQWDGYLRDPSWHPFKIVTDKEGNSKEILDENDEKLKSLRDELGDEVHDAVATALKELNEYNPSGRYPVPELWNFREGRKASLKEGVAHLMRQWKLSKQKKA